Part of the Halopenitus persicus genome is shown below.
AGCTCGCTGGCGGTCCCGCTGTACGTCGCCGGGCTCGTGGCCGGCTTCTCGACCATCGGGGCGTGGCTCTACTTCTGTTCGGCCTACTCCGGACGGACGCTCCACCGGCAGCCCGTCTATCGGCGCACCGCGGTCGGGATCTTCCTCGCGGTGCTCGCGGTCAAGTTCACCAACCCGATACACGGCATCTACTTCGCGGTCGAACCGAGCACCACGCCGTTTCCTCATCTCGGGGTCCACCACTTGGTCGGCCATTGGGTTGCGATGGGGCTGGCGTACGCGCTCGCCACCGTCGGGATATTCATGCTCGTCGAGCAGTTCACGCAGGTCGGCGCCGACACCACGCCGCTGGCGATACTCGTCGGCATCACCGGACTTCCGTTGGTGCTCGACATCGTCGGGTATCTGCACCCCGGGCTGATCGACATGACCTACGAGCCCCTCGGGGTCGCCGTCTTCGCGGTCGGGGTGCTGTTCATTTTCTACGATCAGTTCCAGGCGACGCGCATCGCCCACGAGACCGACGAGCCCGTGATCGTCCTCGACGACGACGACCGGGTCCGCGATTATAACGTCAGCGCGCGGCAGCACCTCCCGGAGATCGCCGACCGCGTCGTCATCGGCGAGCCGATCGCCGAGGCGCTCCCCGAACTCGCCGCCGCGATCGGCGCCGACGACGACATCTGTCGGATCGACCGGGACGGCGAGACCCGGTATTACCGCGTCTCCGTGGGCCCGTTCACGGCGGGGTCGCGTCACCTCGGTCGGCTCCTCACGATCACGGACGTCACCGACCGCGAGCGCTACCGAATGGAGCTGGAGCGACAGAACGAGAGACTCGACCGCTTCGCGAGCGTAGTCTCACACGACCTGCGGAACCCGCTCAACGTCGCACAGGGGCGTGTCGATCTCGCCCTGGAGACCGGCGACGACGAGCACCTCGAGGCGGCCGCGAACGCGCTCGACCGGATGGAGGAGCTGATCGCCGACGTCCTCACGCTGGCGCGGCAGGGACAGCCGATCGGCGAGACGGAACCCGTCCGGATCGCGACGGTGTGTGAGGAGGCATGGAGGGTGATCGACGCGGGGGCGGCGACGCTCGAGGTGGACGCCGACGCCACGATCGACGCCGACGCCGACCGGCTGCAACAGCTGCTCGAGAACCTCTTCCGGAACGCGATCGAGCACGGCGGCGAGGACGTCACGATCACCGTCGGACCGCTCGCGGACTCGCCCGGCTTCTACGTCGCCGACGACGGCCCCGGGATCCCACCCGAGAAGCGCGAGGAGGTCTTCGAGTACGGTTACACGAGCGATCCGGAGGGGACGGGCTTCGGGCTTGCCATCGTCTCGGAGATCGCCGAGGCACACGGTTGGACCGTCCGCGCGGTCGAGGCGGACTCCGGCGGCGCCCGGTTCGAGATCGCCGGCGTTCGGCGCCCCGAGTGACCTCCGTCCGCGTTGTGCACCCGGTTCCCACACTGGCTTTGCGATTCGAATGTCCGGATCCCGATTCTCGCGTCTACTCCCCGAGCGACCCCCGGCTTCCGA
Proteins encoded:
- a CDS encoding sensor histidine kinase, which encodes MLAQTLPSVSTTFAVYVLAFAAAAVACFASVPRARTFDDPDVRVGLVSLLVLSGLWATAHVGFLIARQSSLAVPLYVAGLVAGFSTIGAWLYFCSAYSGRTLHRQPVYRRTAVGIFLAVLAVKFTNPIHGIYFAVEPSTTPFPHLGVHHLVGHWVAMGLAYALATVGIFMLVEQFTQVGADTTPLAILVGITGLPLVLDIVGYLHPGLIDMTYEPLGVAVFAVGVLFIFYDQFQATRIAHETDEPVIVLDDDDRVRDYNVSARQHLPEIADRVVIGEPIAEALPELAAAIGADDDICRIDRDGETRYYRVSVGPFTAGSRHLGRLLTITDVTDRERYRMELERQNERLDRFASVVSHDLRNPLNVAQGRVDLALETGDDEHLEAAANALDRMEELIADVLTLARQGQPIGETEPVRIATVCEEAWRVIDAGAATLEVDADATIDADADRLQQLLENLFRNAIEHGGEDVTITVGPLADSPGFYVADDGPGIPPEKREEVFEYGYTSDPEGTGFGLAIVSEIAEAHGWTVRAVEADSGGARFEIAGVRRPE